The sequence below is a genomic window from Deltaproteobacteria bacterium GWC2_55_46.
GATGGCCACGGCAGGACGGTGGATTTCAAGAACACGGTAATAATAATGACCTCCAACACCGGCAGCCAGTACATAACCGAGCTTGGCGAGACAGAGTACGAGGAGATAAGGGCGAGGGTCACGGAGGTGCTGCGCGCCACCTTTAAGCCCGAGTTCCTCAACAGGATAGATGACATCATCATATTCCATCCTCTCACAAGGGAGGAGATGAAGGCCATAGTCGATATACAGATCACGAGGCTGGAGAAGCTCCTGAAGGACAAAAAAGTCGATATAGAGCTTACCCCGGCCGCAAGGGAGTACCTCGCTGACAAGGGCTATGACCCGGTCTACGGGGCGAGGTCGCTTAAGAGGCTCGTGCAAAAACAGATACAGGATTCCCTGGCGCTTAAGTTCCTCGAAGGGGAGTTTGGCGAGGATGACAGGATCGCGATAGACCTGCAAGGGGACAAGCTCGTCTTCAGCAAGGACGTCTCGCAGGCAGACCAGGCCGGGAGTGGCAAAACACTGGCCAGGTAAGGGTGGCGCGCCACTTAGCCTTCTTGACAAACGCTTGATTATAAAATAAATTAGAATTTGCGTCAAAAGAGGCTTTAAAGGGCGGCCTTTCCGCCCCTGGGAGGAGGTGTTTTACACTGGCCCTTAAAAGAAGAGACCCCTTCAAAGACCTTCTCTTCCTCCAGGAGAGGATGAGCCGCATATTCGACGAGGCCCTCGTCAAGTACAGGGCTTCAGGGGGGAACGACTGGTACCCGCCTGTCGATATCTACGAGACAGAAGAAAATATCGTCCTTAAGGCCGAGCTGCCGGGCGTTAGCCCGGAGAGCGTTACGGTAGAGGTGAACGACAACACACTGTCGCTTAAGGGCGAACGGAAGTTCGAGAAGAACCTGAAGGAAGAGAACTATTACAGGATGGAGAGGTTCTGCGGCTCCTTCCAGAGGGCCTTCAGCCTCCCCTACCCGGTCGACAGGAATAACATAAAGGCCAGGTTTGAGGACGGCGTCCTGAAGATCACCATCCCCAAGGCAAGGGCGGGCGGGGAAAAAGGCGTAAAGGTCAAGGTGCAGTAAAAAAAGGGAGAGCTTGAGCGGATGGAAGATAACGTAAACAAAGATACTATAGAAGAAAAAAAGGAAGGCGGCGAGGCGGGGGCGCAAGCCGACCTGCCGGCCCTTGATTTCACCACCTTCATCCTTTCGCTTTCCACCTCGGTCCTCATGAACCTTGGGCTGGTCGAGAACCCGGTATCGAAGAAGACGGAAAAAGAGCCCGATGTAGCCAAACAGACTATAGACCTTATAGCCCTTCTCAAGGAAAAGACTAAAGGCAATCTTACCCAGGAGGAATCAAGGCTCGTTGAAGACGTCCTCCATGAGCTCCGGCTCTGTTACGTGAAAGCGGTATCATAAGCCGGGCCCTCTAACCGCGATATTTCATCCCCCGGG
It includes:
- a CDS encoding molecular chaperone: MALKRRDPFKDLLFLQERMSRIFDEALVKYRASGGNDWYPPVDIYETEENIVLKAELPGVSPESVTVEVNDNTLSLKGERKFEKNLKEENYYRMERFCGSFQRAFSLPYPVDRNNIKARFEDGVLKITIPKARAGGEKGVKVKVQ